The DNA window CCAGGGGCACGCCCTCGCGCACCAGGGCCGCGGACACGTCCAGCAGGCGGCGGCTGATGTGGATGATCTCCTCGCCGTCGGTGGCGAGATAGCCGAGGTCGAGAGCCGCGGCGAGGTTCTCCGCGGTGACCTCGCCCGCGAAGTGGTCGGCGAGGTCCTCGGGGGTGAGGCGGACCGGCGTCTCCTCGGTCCAGGTGGCGGCCGCGACGTCGCCGACGCCGAACAGCTCGCCGACGTCGCGGCCGCTCTCGAAGGCGGCGGTCAGGTCCGCGATGCCGTTCAGGGTGTGGCCGCGCTCCAGCAGCGCCGCGATGGTGCGCAGCCGGGCCAGGTGGCGCTCGTCGTACCAGGCGATACGGCCCTCGCGGCGCGGTGGCGGCAGCAGCTTGCGCTCGCGGTAGAAGCGCAGGGTGCGCACGGTGATGCCGGCCTCCCTGGCCAGGTCCTCCGTGCGGTACTCGCGGGCTCCTGCGGCTTTGTCCACGGGAGAAAGCCTATGTTCTACCGCCGGTAACCTAATGCCGTCCGACCCCTACCCATCAGTACGCCGCTGCTCTACTCTCCGAATCGTGCCAGTGATTGCTGGCAGAGTCGTGGGATCGCGGGAGGCGTCGGCATGGCCGAGCACGAGCACGTACGAGTGGCGGTGATCGGATCCGGATTCGGCGGCCTGGGCGCAGCCGTCCGGCTGCGCCGCGAGGGGATCACCGACTTCGTCGTCCTGGAACGCGCCGACGCGGTGGGCGGCACGTGGCGGGACAACAGCTACCCGGGCTGCGCCTGCGACGTACCGTCGCACCTGTACTCGTTCTCCTTCGCGCCCAACCCCGACTGGCCGCGCACCTTCTCGGGCCAGGAGCACATCAGGGCGTACCTGGAGCACGTCACCGACACCTTCGGGCTGCGGCCGCACATCCGGCTGAACCACGAGGTGGAGATGATGCGCTGGGACGGCG is part of the Streptomyces agglomeratus genome and encodes:
- a CDS encoding MerR family transcriptional regulator; translation: MDKAAGAREYRTEDLAREAGITVRTLRFYRERKLLPPPRREGRIAWYDERHLARLRTIAALLERGHTLNGIADLTAAFESGRDVGELFGVGDVAAATWTEETPVRLTPEDLADHFAGEVTAENLAAALDLGYLATDGEEIIHISRRLLDVSAALVREGVPLAAVLRAGREVRKHTTAMAEIFADMVRSHLKEEPPGSGSQGAAPLERLRPLAKSVVEAELSMALDRLVRAEKDA